In Luteipulveratus mongoliensis, the DNA window AGCGCGTCGTCTGCTCAGAAGGAGAGCCCGTGATCCCCGCCGCCGGACTCGTCGTAGGACTTGTCATCGGGCTGTTCTTCCATCCCGAGGTGCCCTTGTGGCTGCAGCCGTATTTGCCGATCGCGGTCATCGCGGCGCTGGATGCGATCTTCGGCGCGGTGCGAGCCGTACTGGACGGCATCTTCGACGACAAGGTCTTCGTGGTGTCGTTCCTGTCCAACGTGGTGGTCGCGGGGCTGATCGTCTTCCTCGGTGACCAGCTCGGCGTCGGCTCCCAGCTGTCCACCGGCGTGGTCGTCGTGCTTGGGCTGCGCATCTTCAGCAACGTCGCATCCATCCGCCGACACCTGCTCAAGGCGTGATGTCGATGGCCAACCGCAAGAAGCGCATCAAGATCCGCCGGGCACAGTCGCCCGTCGGTGCACCCGCATCGGACGCCGAGCAGACCGATGTCGAGCCCGAAGCTCAGGACGCGACCACCGCGCCGCCTAAGGGCGAGGCGCCGAGTCCGGCTGAGCCTCCCGTGACCGAGGTCCAGGAACCCGAGGACGAGCCGGAGGCTCCCGAAGGCGACGCCGAGTCCGGGGCTGATGATGCGGAGGTGTCTGGTGATGACGACGCCGACTCCGCGTC includes these proteins:
- a CDS encoding small basic family protein — protein: MIPAAGLVVGLVIGLFFHPEVPLWLQPYLPIAVIAALDAIFGAVRAVLDGIFDDKVFVVSFLSNVVVAGLIVFLGDQLGVGSQLSTGVVVVLGLRIFSNVASIRRHLLKA